The following is a genomic window from Leptotrichia sp. OH3620_COT-345.
GTAACAGGAAACATAAAAAACCTTGAGCTTGTATCAGTTCAGAACACAAGTACAACAACGGGAAGCAGTAGCGGAATAAGTGTAGGAGTAAGTTCAACAGGAATGCCAAATTCCATAGGATTAAGTGGAAGTAAGACGAACGGAAGCAGAGCTTTTGTAGATAATCAGACAACATTTATAGTGGGAGACGGAAGTAATCTTACAATAGGTAAAACAACAAATACAGGATCAATAATAGGCAAAGAAGGCAA
Proteins encoded in this region:
- a CDS encoding hemolysin, which encodes VTGNIKNLELVSVQNTSTTTGSSSGISVGVSSTGMPNSIGLSGSKTNGSRAFVDNQTTFIVGDGSNLTIGKTTNTGSIIGKEG